A region from the Oceanidesulfovibrio marinus genome encodes:
- a CDS encoding pyruvoyl-dependent arginine decarboxylase, with product MHPSFVPTRAFFTKGIGVHKNKLQSFELALREAGIEKQNLVYVSSIYPPNCKLVDLNEGVQQLKAGQITFCVMARNATNEKGRLVGSCVGMAFPANHEHYGYISEHTAFGQEEKEIGDFAEDLASTMLATTQGIEFDPETAYDERREIYLMSGKIIDSRSLPCVTKGVGNMWTTTISAVVFLP from the coding sequence ATGCATCCATCCTTCGTACCGACTCGCGCCTTCTTCACCAAAGGCATCGGCGTCCATAAGAACAAGCTGCAATCGTTCGAGCTGGCCCTGCGCGAAGCAGGCATCGAGAAGCAGAACCTGGTGTATGTCTCGTCCATATACCCCCCCAACTGCAAGCTCGTGGACCTGAACGAGGGCGTGCAGCAGCTCAAGGCCGGACAGATCACCTTCTGCGTCATGGCGCGCAATGCCACCAACGAAAAGGGCCGCCTTGTCGGTTCCTGCGTGGGTATGGCCTTTCCGGCCAACCACGAGCATTACGGATATATCTCTGAGCACACAGCCTTCGGCCAGGAGGAAAAAGAAATCGGCGACTTTGCCGAGGACCTGGCCTCCACCATGCTCGCCACCACCCAGGGCATCGAGTTCGATCCCGAAACCGCGTACGACGAGCGCCGGGAGATCTACCTCATGAGCGGCAAGATCATCGACTCCCGCTCCCTGCCCTGCGTGACCAAGGGTGTGGGCAACATGTGGACCACGACCATCTCCGCCGTGGTCTTCTTGCCGTAA
- a CDS encoding methyl-accepting chemotaxis protein — translation MTLKSKFLIPAVLLICIGMSITAWVSYQRSTHSLKIVAAEKSVIAVHSLNTSIGLWTTGIKNELVTLSKTEDVINAITLGPYDPRVYDAALDLLSDSVARHSTFDSILVVDANGSVLTSTNKKMVGVDLAKRGYFKSVMSGKTAVSPPVFSKELNEHVFVVATPIHRNGDVIGMLSAGVRIKTFSEKFVAPIATSTSYPFILAPDGVVIAHPDDNVVGKLNVYTETSYGPEIAKSQNGTLDDVSLGAQKLITFEKEPTTGWVTGMAVIKEAAFADARETGLLILGMSAAMALLLAVGIWVILSLNVLRPIGALVHSATRISEGNLTTSVKSSRKDEIGILQRAMGAMLDNLKGKIDEAEAKEQIAAEQTTKANAAMADAEEARRSAENARMEGMLYAAAQLKSVVAAITDAVDAISRQIEQSTQGATSQSERMGETATAMEEMTATVLEVARSAATAADTSDSARKNAQEGSDIVATVIASIGETQSMALNLKHDMTQLGEQVQGIGQIMDVISDIADQTNLLALNAAIEAARAGEAGRGFAVVADEVRKLAEKTMSATKEVGDAITGIQQGTIKNVNNVDQSVRHIDEATEMAGRSGQSLATIVELVNQASDQVRSIATASEQQSSATDEINHNVMDVSRIAEEVATALSQTEESLSGLEEQTRVLNQLIEKMQNQS, via the coding sequence CAAAAACTGAAGATGTGATCAATGCCATCACTCTCGGCCCATATGACCCCAGAGTGTACGATGCCGCACTGGACTTGTTGTCCGACAGCGTGGCTCGTCACTCCACATTCGATAGCATTCTCGTTGTAGATGCCAACGGTTCGGTGTTGACGAGCACCAACAAGAAAATGGTCGGCGTCGATCTTGCGAAGCGGGGCTATTTCAAGTCGGTCATGTCCGGAAAAACCGCTGTCTCCCCTCCTGTTTTTTCAAAAGAACTCAACGAGCACGTCTTTGTTGTGGCCACTCCTATCCACAGGAACGGAGACGTCATCGGCATGCTCTCCGCCGGAGTGCGGATCAAAACCTTTTCTGAAAAATTTGTCGCACCTATAGCAACATCGACCAGCTACCCGTTCATTCTCGCGCCCGATGGCGTTGTCATCGCCCACCCGGACGATAACGTGGTGGGCAAGCTGAACGTCTACACCGAGACGAGCTACGGCCCGGAAATAGCCAAGAGCCAAAACGGAACCCTCGATGACGTCTCCTTGGGGGCTCAAAAGCTCATTACGTTCGAGAAGGAGCCGACCACGGGCTGGGTCACGGGCATGGCGGTTATCAAGGAGGCCGCCTTTGCCGATGCGCGGGAGACGGGCCTGCTCATCCTGGGCATGTCCGCAGCCATGGCGCTCCTCCTGGCTGTCGGCATCTGGGTCATCCTGTCCCTCAACGTGCTCCGGCCGATAGGCGCCCTGGTCCATTCGGCGACGCGCATATCGGAAGGTAATCTGACGACCTCGGTAAAGAGCAGCCGCAAGGATGAGATCGGCATCCTGCAACGGGCCATGGGAGCGATGCTGGACAATCTCAAAGGCAAGATCGACGAAGCGGAAGCCAAGGAACAGATCGCAGCGGAGCAAACCACCAAGGCGAACGCAGCCATGGCCGACGCCGAGGAGGCAAGGCGTAGCGCCGAGAACGCCCGTATGGAAGGCATGCTGTACGCCGCCGCGCAGCTGAAGAGTGTTGTCGCAGCCATAACGGACGCCGTTGACGCCATATCCCGGCAAATAGAGCAATCGACACAGGGCGCCACGAGTCAGTCCGAACGGATGGGCGAGACGGCGACAGCCATGGAAGAGATGACCGCAACGGTTCTCGAGGTTGCCCGAAGCGCGGCAACGGCGGCCGACACCTCGGACAGCGCCCGCAAGAATGCCCAGGAGGGCTCGGACATCGTGGCCACGGTCATCGCGTCCATAGGCGAAACCCAGTCCATGGCCCTCAACCTCAAGCACGACATGACGCAGCTCGGCGAGCAGGTCCAGGGCATCGGCCAGATCATGGACGTCATCTCAGACATCGCCGACCAGACAAATCTCCTGGCCCTCAACGCAGCCATCGAAGCCGCGCGGGCCGGTGAAGCCGGGCGCGGATTCGCCGTGGTTGCCGACGAAGTCCGGAAGCTGGCCGAAAAGACCATGTCCGCCACCAAAGAGGTCGGCGACGCCATTACCGGCATCCAGCAGGGAACGATCAAGAACGTGAATAACGTGGATCAATCCGTGCGCCACATCGATGAAGCCACCGAGATGGCCGGCCGCTCCGGCCAGTCCCTCGCGACCATCGTGGAGTTGGTGAACCAGGCGTCGGATCAGGTGCGCTCCATCGCGACAGCTTCCGAGCAGCAATCCAGCGCCACCGATGAGATCAACCATAATGTCATGGACGTATCACGCATCGCGGAAGAGGTTGCCACGGCCCTGTCCCAGACCGAGGAGTCCCTGTCCGGGCTGGAGGAGCAAACACGGGTGCTGAACCAGCTCATTGAGAAGATGCAGAACCAGAGCTAG